Proteins encoded in a region of the Capra hircus breed San Clemente chromosome 3, ASM170441v1, whole genome shotgun sequence genome:
- the LOC102168967 gene encoding myosin light polypeptide 6-like has translation WSVKICDFTKDQTTEFKEAFQLFDRTGDGKILYSQCGDVMRALGQNPTNAEVLKVLGNPKSDEMNVKVLDFEHFLPMLQTVAKNKDQGTYEDYVEGLRVFDKEGNGTIMGAEIWHILVTLGEKMTEEEVEMLVAGHEDSNGCINYEELVRMVLNG, from the coding sequence tggagcgTCAAGATATGTGACTTCACCAAGGATCAGACCACAGAGTTCAAGGAGGCCTTCCAGCTGTTTGACCGAACGGGGGATGGCAAGATCCTGTACAGTCAGTGTGGGGACGTGATGAGGGCCCTGGGCCAAAATCCCACCAACGCCGAGGTGCTCAAAGTCCTGGGGAACCCCAAGAGTGATGAGATGAATGTGAAGGTACTGGACTTTGAGCACTTCCTACCCATGCTGCAGACTGTGGCCAAGAACAAGGACCAGGGCACCTATGAGGACTATGTTGAAGGCCTTCGGGTGTTTGACAAGGAAGGGAACGGCACCATCATGGGTGCTGAGATCTGGCACATTCTCGTCACACTGGgtgagaagatgacagaggaagaaGTAGAGATGCTGGTGGCAGGGCATGAGGACAGCAATGGCTGTATCAACTATGAAGAGCTCGTCCGCATGGTGCTGAATGGCTGA